One segment of Antennarius striatus isolate MH-2024 chromosome 5, ASM4005453v1, whole genome shotgun sequence DNA contains the following:
- the LOC137595836 gene encoding transcription factor HES-5-like, giving the protein MAPTITGVTTSSQEHLTLSHKLRKPLVEKFRRERINSCIEQLKSLLGPEFLQQHPDSKLEKADILEMTVGVLRRLQQQQQRGLMKNFHKLQSSSDHKLTEADFSPLSSTLQTSITTDQSPVNSVLWRPWWTPTDWSHGLTKSHDHIGGR; this is encoded by the exons ATGGCTCCTACAATCACTGGAGTGACGACCAGTTCTCAGGAGCATCTGACTCTGAGTCACAAG CTCAGAAAGCCTCTGGTGGAGAAGTTCCGCAGAGAGAGAATCAACAGCTGCATTGAGCAGCTCAAGTCTCTCCTGGGTCCAGAGTTCCTCCAACAGCATCCAGACTCCAAGCTGGAGAAAGCAGACATCCTGGAGATGACAGTCGGGGTCCTGAGacgcctgcagcagcagcagcagagaggacTGATGAAGAACTTCCACAAATTACAGTCGTCCTCTGATCACAAGCTGACGGAGGCCGACTTCTCTCCACTGAGCTCCACACTTCAGACCAGCATCACCACAGACCAGAGTCCAGTCAACAGTGTCCTCTGGAGGCCATGGTGGACACCTACAGACTGGAGCCACGGACTCacaaagtcacatgaccacattgGTGGGAGATGA
- the LOC137594926 gene encoding kelch-like protein 10 codes for MARLRRAVDPLRDVVICAGDVGFNVHRIIMCNCSPYFEALFCRHAGDRTHFTIPDVSADMMQVIVDFAYSGSVSVTEENIQDLLIATDYLIVTDIVEACNNFLLEHLTPENCIGVRRFTISGPQAQHKAHFLLMNRFEEVVSSQEFLELSLQELSDILDSDDLNVDEEKTVYEAAVRWINHEPEQRTSHLPALLSKARLAMSSTDDIKTLMSDPYLTNNSQCVQILDDVLRLKRQLSDATPPRRFLSDLAARPRLPNAIIFATGGWSTDDVTNITEVYDVRADRWLDITDHQEKPRCHHGTVYHDGFIYCIGGYDGRECCNSVRKFDVERHVWLEAAPMNQDRCFVSVACLDGYIYALGGLYCLRTAERYRPEKNKWSLIEPMHVGRHDGGCAVFNKKVGGYDGNNYLKSVEAYDPQTDEWHEIPPMSTTRSNFGTVVINNKLFVMGGINDSDDISSVEYYDVKTNTWTAAGQMRTAGNGLSCCEVSNHPSLKQYTTSRDTLPQLEEV; via the exons TTAAGACGAGCAGTGGATCCTTTACGTGATGTAGTCATCTGCGCTGGGGATGTCGGTTTTAATGTTCACAGAATCATCATGTGTAACTGCAGTCCATACTTCGA GGCCCTTTTCTGCCGACACGCAGGTGATAGAACACATTTCACCATCCCAGACGTGTCTGCAGACATGATGCAGGTCATCGTTGACTTTGCATACTcaggttctgtctctgtgacagAGGAAAACATTCAAGATCTGCTCATAGCAACCGACTATTTGATTGTAACTGACATTGTAGAGGCatgcaacaacttcctgttagAGCACCTCACTCCAGAGAACTGCATTGGTGTCCGTCGGTTCACCATCTCAGGTCCTCAAGCCCAGCACaaggctcacttcctgttaatgAACAGGTTTGAGGAGGTTGTTTCCAGCCAGGAGTTCCTGGAGCTCAGTTTGCAGGAACTCTCTGACATCCTTGATAGTGATGACCTCAACGTGGACGAGGAGAAAACCGTGTACGAGGCCGCCGTTAGGTGGATCAACCATGAACCTGAGCAGAGAACCTCCCATTTACCTGCACTCTTGTCAAAG gcTCGTCTGGCCATGAGCAGTACAGACGACATTAAGACTCTGATGTCTGATCCATATTTGACCAACAACAGTCAGTGTGTGCAAATTCTAGATGACGTCTTGCGACTCAAACGTCAGCTGTCCGATGCCACACCGCCCAGGAGATTTCTCTCTGACCTCGCTGCTCGTCCTCGTTTACCCAACGCCATCATTTTTGCGACTGGAGGTTGGAGCACCGACGATGTAACTAACATCACAGAGGTTTACGATGTCCGTGCTGATCGCTGGTTGGACATTACAGATCATCAGGAAAAGCCTCGTTGCCATCATGGAACTGTCTACCACGACGGGTTCATCTACTGCATTGGTGGCTATGATGGCAGGGAGTGTTGCAACAGCGTGCGCAAGTTTGATGTGGAAAGACACGTTTGGCTTGAAGCAGCACCCATGAACCAGGACCGCTGCTTCGTAAGCGTTGCCTGTTTGGATGGATATATTTATGCGTTAGGAGGACTGTATTGCCTGAGGACTGCAGAGCGCTACAGACCTGAGAAGAACAAATGGAGTCTAATTGAACCCATGCATGTTGGGAGACATGATGGCGGTTGTGCAGTATTCAATAAGAAG GTCGGTGGCTACGATGGCAACAACTATTTAAAAAGTGTTGAGGCCTACGACCCACAGACCGATGAGTGGCATGAAATTCCCCCCATGTCGACCACCCGCAGTAACTTTGGCACTGTTGTGATTAACAACAAGCTGTTTGTCATGGGGGGCATCAATGACTCTGACGACATCAGTTCTGTTGAGTACTATGATGTAAAAACTAACACCTGGACTGCAGCCGGTCAGATGAGGACTGCTGGAAATGGTCTCAGCTGCTGTGAGGTGTCCAATCACCCCAGCTTGAAACAATACACCACAAGTCGTGACACGTTGCCACAATTAGAGGAAGTGTAA